Below is a genomic region from Nitrospira sp..
ATGCCGCCCAGGGCCGTCAACACCTCTGAAGCCTCCACACTATGCATCTGAAGTCTAGCATCGCGCCGCGACGGCGGTGGCAGCGTTTGCCGCGAACGGTTACCCGGTCATGGAGCCGGACGGTGGCTGGCGTGTACTCGTAAAACAGTGCCTTGCTCACACAGGACCTCAGGCAGGAGCAAACCGCTGCACTCCGCCAGCGGCAGCACGGTCTCTCTCCTGGCTCAGTCAATCCGTTGTCCATCGTCTATAGGATATGGCAGCTCTTCTGTGTGTTGTTACTGCGCAAGATGTGAGATATGCCGCCGAGCTCAGTGGTCTTGCTGGATTGACGTCTATCGGGCGAGGAATCTCCTCCTCCTCTCAATCCTGGTGGGTGTGGGGCTGAGCTGTATTGATCAGTTTGCGTCCGGCCTTCTCGCCATACTGAACATGAAGAGAGACTGGGTGCCATGGGAAAGCCAGTGGCAGATGGAAAATGACACTATGAGGGAAAGGAGCATTGAATGAATGCGGACCAGCTTAAGGGGAAGTGGATGCAGCTCAAAGGTGAACTGAAGCAGCGGTGGGGCAAGTTTACCGATGATGACTTGCAGCTGATCGAAGGGAACTACGACACGTTTGTCGGAAAAGCTCAGGAGCGGTATGGCGATAAAAAAGAGGAGATCATGAAGTGGGCCGACGAGTGGCACCCAAAATTTCTGCCGGATGCCGCAAAGGGAAAGACGCAGTGACGCAACGCATTCAAGACGAGCCGTTTCACGGAGGAAGTTTTACATGTCAATTAAGGAGACGAATATGACCACTCGCTATCTCATGACTGTCGGCGCAGCTATGGTGTTAGGGGCTGCATTCATCGCGGGGCCGGTATCGGCTGCCAGCACGACCGGAGAGAAAACTCCGATCAATGA
It encodes:
- a CDS encoding CsbD family protein; protein product: MNADQLKGKWMQLKGELKQRWGKFTDDDLQLIEGNYDTFVGKAQERYGDKKEEIMKWADEWHPKFLPDAAKGKTQ